A region of the Acipenser ruthenus unplaced genomic scaffold, fAciRut3.2 maternal haplotype, whole genome shotgun sequence genome:
tcttcctctcggtgtgtgtgtctctccctctctctgtgtgtctctccctctcttcctctcctctctctgtgtgtgtctctccctccctctcttccttcctctcttcctctctctctccctctcttcctctctctctcccaggctcTGGTGACGAAGATTCCTGAAATGATCCGGCTGATAATCGACTGGACGCTGGATTACCTGAGAGAGCATCTCCTGAACTGGATCAGGGAGCAAGGAGgctgggtgagagagagagagagagagagagagagagagaatgagagaatgagagagggggagagaatgagagagagagagagagagagagagagaggctgtgtgagagaatgagagagaggctgtgtgagagaatgagagagagggagagaggctgtgtgagagaatgagagagagggagagagagagagggagagagagagagagagaggctgtgtgagagaatgagagagagggagagagaggctgggtgagagacacagagagagaggctgggtgagagactgagagacacagagagagagagactgagagagagaggctgggtgagagacagagagagaggctgggtgagagacacagagagagaggctgggtgagagactgagagacacagacacaacagggctgggaatcagactcctatcgcacagcagtgtgatccagtccaggttttactgctaccagcttgatcagcccccagtgtgtctagctaacaagctcagggtgtgtctgattattaaactcccagtgaaaccaggactggatcacactgctgtgcagcgggagtctgattcccagccctggtatgtctctctctctctctctctctttaccaGGCTGTATTCATTAATGAattatttctttctctctcttttcgtTCTCTTCTCAGGAGGGGATTCGCTCCTATTTCGGGACCCCAACTTGGCAAACTGTGGGGGTCTTTCTCGCTGGTGTGCTGACCACAGCACTGGTGATCCGAAAGatgtgagagagagaa
Encoded here:
- the LOC131728723 gene encoding apoptosis regulator BAX-like, with the translated sequence PPSLPSSLPLSLPLFLSLSQALVTKIPEMIRLIIDWTLDYLREHLLNWIREQGGWEGIRSYFGTPTWQTVGVFLAGVLTTALVIRKM